A genomic region of Pararge aegeria chromosome 11, ilParAegt1.1, whole genome shotgun sequence contains the following coding sequences:
- the LOC120627598 gene encoding anaphase-promoting complex subunit 11 isoform X2: protein MKVTVKSWTGVATWRWIANDDNCGICRMPFDSCCPDCKLPGDDCPLVWGACSHCFHIHCIVKWLHSQPQQQCPMCRQDWKFNNK, encoded by the exons ATGAAAGTCACTGTTAAGA GTTGGACAGGTGTAGCAACTTGGAGGTGGATAGCAAACGATGATAACTGTGGCATCTGTCGTATGCCCTTTGACAGCTGTTGCCCTGACTGCAAGCTCCCCGGTGACGACTGTCCGTTAGTGTGGGGTGCATGCTCCCACTGCTTCCACATCCACTGTATTGTGAAGTGGTTGCACTCACAGCCCCAGCAGCAGTGCCCTATGTGCAGACAGGACTGGAAGTTTAACAACAAGTAA
- the LOC120627598 gene encoding MATH and LRR domain-containing protein PFE0570w isoform X1, whose amino-acid sequence MLMVQSNAHPMKTTKIKGPPPVPPRPSQSMVAEALAKTRKAVADSKATVKTRTFTKNEIHHVSSKAKTLDRNATPTKPSVSPRQNGLARVKSFIKDVISDRSSSSDEKKSSGHNSRRSSSDSSSIHSPASNKSSESLNSKAVKTCKQILVRSLSTSNRLDQDQKCKVSKSSSFAEKTLPLRKAPPPPLSPKPKLKPMKPLPVQKSVEQKKQLKQPDTGIYALPVDAQLPQSTDDCYATIEEVQKVEDRLQNSSPKHNNSDTQNIEHQLDDMNINKNNNNNSLERKTSRVTEMLISEILASRNNNKGEANAVIDKGKDSTNLTNGNESPEVEKMKDMNNHEMLIYELQTMRSQSNVPEGLDAKEIDDMQCDSEDENYTATSVTSENIEDDQAYAYIRDDDLKSRLRKQFRAISTMSLQGMPPLPKSLSGFADGEPDLREPPLTPAEEHPPTDLDSQLIYLKKEMASLRQLDLSLLSELWTLSEAMASWRRQLERGPRLRPAPPPPPPPHYLRT is encoded by the exons ATGCTTATGGTACAGAGCAACGCACACCCCATGAAGACCACCAAAATTAAGGGACCCCCACCTGTACCACCGCGGCCGAGTCAGAGCATGGTGGCCGAAGCTCTGGCGAAGACTAGGAAAGCCGTGGCGGATTCGAAGGCCACTGTAAAGACTAGAACGTTCACAAAAAACGAAATCCATCATGTTtcgtccaaagctaaaactttGGACCGGAATGCGACGCCTACAAAGCCTTCAGTGTCGCCGCGACAGAACGGGCTCGCTCGTGTCAAATCTTTCATTAAAGACGTTATCAGTGATCGCAGTTCATCGTCTGACGAGAAAAAATCTAGTGGTCACAACTCCAGGAGGAGTTCAAGTGACAGTAGTTCGATTCATTCACCGGCGTCTAACAAGTCGAGTGAATCGCTAAATTCCAAAGCTGTTAAAACATGTAAACAAATATTGGTTCGATCTTTGTCCACATCTAATAGGTTAGATCAAGATCAAAAGTGTAAAGTTTCTAAGTCGTCTAGTTTTGCCGAGAAAACCCTGCCCTTGCGTAAGGCTCCCCCACCACCGTTGTCACCTAAACCTAAGTTAAAGCCAATGAAACCGTTACCTGTACAGAAAAGTGTAGAACAAAAGAAGCAATTAAAACAACCAGACACCGGCATTTACGCGTTGCCGGTTGATGCACAGCTACCACAAAGCACAGACGATTGCTATGCAACCATAGAGGAAGTTCAAAAGGTTGAGGATAGACTGCAGAACAGTTCACCTAAACATAATAATTCAGATACACAAAACATTGAACATCAATTAGACGacatgaacataaataaaaacaataataacaactcTTTGGAAAGAAAGACTTCTCGAGTAACCGAAATGCTTATTTCGGAAATTCTCGCGAGTAGAAACAATAATAAGGGAGAGGCCAACGCTGTTATAGATAAAGGGAAAGATTCTACGAATTTGACTAACGGCAACGAATCGCCCGAGGTTGAGAAAATGAAGGACATGAATAACCACGAGATGTTGATATATGAACTGCAGACGATGAGATCACAGTCCAATGTCCCGGAAGGCTTAGACGCCAAGGAAATTGACGATATGCAATGTGATTCGGAAGATGAAAATTACACTGCAACATCTGTGACAAGCGAAAATATTGAAGATGATCAAGCGTACGCGTACATACGGGACGATGATCTCAAATCTAg ACTACGCAAGCAGTTCCGAGCCATCAGTACCATGTCGCTGCAAGGGATGCCTCCATTGCCAAAGAGCCTCAGCGGTTTCGCTGACGGCGAGCCTGATCTCCGAGAGCCACCCCTGACCCCTGCTGAAGAGCATCCCCCCACGGACCTGGACTCCCAATTGATCTACTTGAAGAAGGAAATG